The nucleotide sequence CATGTTCCATAACTCTCCTCAGTATTCCTAAAAAGGGAACACTGTATAATAACAGGATATAAACACAAGTATTTCTGGGCAGTAACTGAAAAAAAGGAGTAAATAAAACACTATACCAAATTTCCTGAGAGTGCAGCCAGAGGATATTAAATAATatggaaaggaggaaaaaaaggccTTGTATGATGGTATCAAGATGTCATTAAATAAGGTAAGGAGAGGAATAGCTAGTTTtaactagaaataaaaaaaaggcagtACATAAAAAGAATTACATATACTAACTCTATGGATTACAACCTTTATTAACATTTTCATACCATACTCGGTAAgaatatacatgaaaataaaCTATTAAACTGATTGCCCCACGCAGTCTTCTCCTAACTCTCATAACCATATTTGGCTGTGTAATTGAGAATTTTGCAAGTTGTTTAATTTCAAAGCTAGTTGCTTTTGTTAAGTTTCTCAAGAGCATCATATAGAGATTATGATCAAAGCATTAAAAATGACTTAATTCCGTACACACACAATAAAGATAATCCCATATTATTTGCATGTCATTCTATGTGATAAGGATGGTTAGGAAGATGAATGAATATACTTAACATTTACATTCAAAGTAAATAAATCATAAACCAATGCAATAATAAGGTATATGTTCACACCCTGCATTTAATTATAGATAAACATCAACAAGTTATTACACCACTTGTACTAAGATTCACCCACATACGTATTCAGAAAATGAATGAAGTTACTGTAAGGAGAGACATTATTTTCTATCATGAATTTCTTATGCTGCATTCACAGCACactgataaatatatattatagctTGTTAACATTATCAGCGATAGAGTATTTCTAAAAAAATATACACCACCAGAGTCTGATTTATAATTTATCACTGATGAAACTAatgatgtgtgaggaaagttCTTCTCCTTTGTCTTCTTGAAGGAAATGTCCAGCTCCTACAACAGTTTTAGTAATAGCATGAGGCAGAAGCCTTTGAAATGTTTTCTCCTGGCCCTTTGTAATTGGATCACGATCTGAAAACATGATCAAGACTGGATTTTTCCAATCTTTGGCAAGGAAGTTACGAGTTTCTTGCATGTCAGTGGCAACTGGTGTGTGAGAAGTTATTGGAACTAAGAGTGGCCACCTAGCAGCTCCTGCTTTGTACAAGGATGATGGAAAAGGTGCACTATAGCCATCTAGCACTGAAGGATGAGGGTTCAGCAATGCTATTTTAAACAAATAATGTATGGGCAGAGATGTTGCAAGAAGCTCAGCAAAGCTACGCCAAAGCAAGAAGGGTGTAACTCTACTGATATTAGAGATGGAAAATTCACTACCAGCTGGCAAACCTGTATTCATAATGACCAATCTAGAAAAGAAATGGGGAGAATCCTTAACCACAGAGAGACCCGTAAGACCACCCCAGTCCTGACATACGAGAGTCACATCACTGACACCCAGGTGATCTAAAAGTAATCTTATGGTTTGGGTATGAAGATCATGGCTGTAAGATTCAGGATATATAAATTTGTCAGATTTGCCAAACCCAATAAAGTCAGGAGCAATGACACGGTATCCAGCTTTGACCAATCCATGGATCATGGTGCGATACAAAAAGGACCAGCTGGGCTCGCCATGTAGACACAAGATTGTTTCCTTCGCATCACGTGGCCCTATGGATACACATAACTTAAGTATTTCCACAGTTCTTTAAAAACATTTCAATTTTCAGAAGTATGTTAGATACTTTAGAGAATATGAACACTGAATAAATCAACTTCTTTATGTTCAATAGTGCTAGACACTTAAAAGCAAAAGATGCTTATCAAAAATTCAAAAAAATCCTAAATACATAAATTTTCTACTCACTGGGCATCTGACATCTGAAAAACCTAGCTAAACTGGTATCATCTTTCAAATACAAGTTAGGATATTTTTACAAGGCTGAAAAATAGGTACATATAAAGGTAATAAAATGGTAGTGCATAAAGTGTATTTAGGATAAAGTCCtgaatacataaaaagaaaaaccatGCAAAGTATCCTAATAAACAGTTATAATGATCAGGGATATCACAGAAGTGTAAATGTTGCATATGTTGGTCTGTTCACCATGAAGAGAATTTAACTCAGGTCAATGAGAATATAGCCACAAGCAAAGAATGAAGACAATGTCAAAGATTGTAAAATGTTACTTGGATGAGAAAGAAGTTTGTATATAAAATGTGAAAATTTGTAAATGCAGGATACAAATTCAGATGCACATAGAAAGAAAAGAGCATATTTGATTTATCTGCCATCCTGGGGATAAAAATTCAAAACAAATAATTCTATCCTTAAACTGATTTAAAGATTAAAAAATCTTTACAAAGATCTTTTTGCCCAGTGTGAAACACAACTGACCTAAACTAAAGCAATACTGAACCTTCTACAGTAAAattaccaatatttttttttgtacagtctAATTCATTTTGCTCTGAtcaaattacttaaaaaaaaatatgactataAATCTTACTTTCATTACTGTCATCAAGAACCTATGAGTAATTAGGTGTATTATACATACTGATTACTAAAAGACCAAACAAATTCAACTTAGCGATTACCACTGTCCAGTTATGGGTAATCTCAAGAGAATTGAAAATACAGAAACATGCTGAAATTCCTGGTAGAAGAAGACAGCAAAAGAGGAGATCCAAAAATCTCTTCACTGCGTGaggtacatacacacagaagACAGAGAATGAGATCCAAAAAGCCCTTAACTTTGTGAGGTACATACACGGTCGCCTTATTTTTTCTATGAAGAGTAATGGAGGAGGAGACCCATGGTTTAAGCCTTTCATCATAAACTACAATCTCCctcattcttatttttttccaaatgatGCAGCTGGTACAAATAGGAATTCTTGGTATTACAGGAGTCATCCGAGGTGTTGGAACATTATTACTGCATTAGTGTCACTTTTGTCCACTGCCACCCACCATGTGTGGATAACAGATCAGTTATGTCTGCCTTTTATATGCAATTTACCCTGAAGATATTAGAGAGAGAGCATCCCAAAAATGTTAAGCTTTCACAGAAGTGGAGTGAAATCAATGTAATTTCATGGATATAATGATATCTTCAATATAAATGTTCACTGAAAATAGAGatccacattattattattacataaccCTATGATCTCTTCTCCAATGGTTCCTCCAGTTTCAAGGCagtgctacagtcagtagcaaggaaaggagGGACTCCTGTAAAGTGAGAAGCTCCTTAAAGATGGTGGAGTATGGAAATGCTCATCATTATAAAGTGATAAATGCTAACACAAACACTAATATATGCTACTCCACTGGTGCAAAGGAAGCAAAAATATTCAATACTTTACTCATGATGTCTGAAAGACTGGCTCATACCAGCTGAAGACATACACCCTTTGATGCTTCATAACAGTAGTatgaacaaatgaattcaaatGAGTTCTCTGTCTTTTTACAAATGAATGCAAATGACTTCTACATATTCTTACTTGGGGATAAGTATACACAAAGTCAGAATATACTGTTGTTTTTCTATAATTTCCTAAAATCTAAAAGGGAGTGGATGTGCAAAAATGAGGCCATTGGTCATATATTCTGAAGTAATCTTGCtaaggtggaagaagaaaggtggaAGATCTGCCACCCAGGAAATGGGTGTTGGGTCATAAGGTTGCTTTAGTGAAAAGTTTAATGGAAGGCTTaactggaaatcaaatgtttgaaaaACCTGTGGATTTTAATGTTTAGTTAAAACATATAGAGGCAGGAGCAACTCCTGACAATACAAACCTTCATCCACATAGTGAACCCTTGGTAGGGTTTTTCCTCCACCAACTGGTAACTCAATATAATTGGGCTTGAATGTATATCCAATAGCATCTAACCCTTGGAACCTTTCTTCAGGAGTTCTGACAACACTACAAGACTTTCCTTTTACAATTAAACTTGTTATGATTCTAAATACTTGCTTCATCAAATTTAGCCATTGTAATAAAATGATGATGAATGGAAAAAGGATAAGACGCTTAAAGTATCTTCTTATTGTTCTCATGGTGGTGAAGCTGCACTTTTACCTCTGAAAATTACCAATGTATTAATTTATGTAATAACCATTCGGTACAGCTATAATATGGCCTATTTATTAATACCATGTTAACTTAAAGCCTTTATATCAAAATTAAGGTGCACAATATCAATAAAATGTTAGTTTACAATCCCTAACATAAACtagtcttgattagggcattcagctaTCCATATTATTTATTCAGAAAAAACTCATCAGTGGAAAAATATGAAGAGATATTACGTTAAGATTGATTAAATACAAGTAATTATATTTCCTGCAAATGAAAACTGcagtttcctggtactacctcactgatgtgggaaacagcagtcgAGTATAACAATAACATTCATTTcgttttattatacataatctgcttcccgcatcagcaaagtagacccaggaaacaaacgaagaatggcccatccactcatacacacacacacacacacacgtcaagaccattatctcggaaagcaaaaatgggaatgtttgaaggaatagtggttccaacaatgttatatggttgcaaggcgtgggctatggagagagttgtgaggaggagggtggatgtgctggaaatgagatgtttgaggacaatatgtggtgtgcagtggtttgattgagtaagcaataatagggtaagagagatgtgtggttataaaaagagtgtggttgagagagcagaagagggtgttttgaaatggttggtcacatagagagaatgagtgaggaaagactgacaaagaggatatatgtgtcagaggtggagggaatgaggagaagtgggagaccaaattggaggtggaaagatggagtgaaaaagattgtgagtgatcggggcctgagtatgcaggagggtgaaaggcgtgcaaggaatagagtgaattggaacaatgtggtatactggggtccacgtgctgtcaatggattgaaccatggcatgtgaagcgtctggggcaaactatggaaagttctgtggggcctggatgtggaaagggagctgtggtttcggtgcattattacatgacagctagagagtgagtgtgaacgaatgtggcctttgttgtcttttcctagcgctacctcgtgcacatgaggggggagggggttgttatttcatgtgtggcggggtggcaatgggaatgaataagggcagatagtatgaattatgtacatgtgtatatgtgtatatgtctgtgtgtgtatatatatgtatacattgagatgtataaacacccacatatgcacatatacatacacatatgcagacattacatacatacacacatacatacttatacttgcttgccttcattcattcctgccgctacccagccccacaagaaaacatcatcactatcccctgcttcagtgaggtagtaccaggaatacagacaaaaaggccacattccttcacactcagtctctagctgttatgtgtaatgcactgaaacaacagctccctatccacatatacAGTTCATTATGTCACAATAAAAACTGTTTTCTGGAACTTCTGCAACTTAGAGGTTGAATTTACCATAAAAAATTCTAAGCTCACTTCAAAGTCACTCCACAAATGTAAAAGTGTTCTTTCAATCAGTGAGATTTTCAGTGGTTATCATAAATTCAAATTCCCATGTCTATTAAGTACAACTGTACCCTAAATTGAGAACAGGAAGATCCATGATGAAGTAGTGGTTATCTTGCCaaaaatatagaataaaaaaTAACAATTATATCAGCACCTATGGATCAAACGCAATAAACACAACTATTATTATAATCAcaagtattattatcatctatgTCATtcttaatgttgaaggctccattcacagacaaaagtcaacatcaagactggaccttaattgaaacatagaaaggattatgaacggaaaaaaaaagagacaagggaaagcatttacagattttggaggaagagaagtaccTGCCTTTTAAAATGAGCCAACATTATACCAACATTATCTGTTTTCTCTTACCAGACTTTATTCTTGAATTTATTCAATTTATCTTCCACATTTAGGCTACATTGAGGTTGGTAAGGGTTTGGATGGGGATTAGGTGAACTCGATTGATTTGACTGCTGTAAATTAATACTTTCCTTACAATTCAAAGTAGTGAATGACACTGCTGGGTTTAATGAAATCAGAACTGATCTTTTCACTCATCAGAATTGATATTTTTGTGAATATCaacatttatgattattttcCTGTCAATATTTTCATTTGTGAAGTAAAAACAGGCAAACAAACAAAGTAAACAAAAATGTTTAATCCAGTGATGCCATCATGTTGGCAGAATAACCACTgcataataaataaaacatttcCTCAAGATAATGTCATTAAAACAACATTAGTAAAATATTAGTTTAGCTCTAGTCTTCTAACATCTTTGGATTAATAATTTTTTAATGGCTGTGTGGTATTTTAAAAACAAAATATGAGAAAGAACTGGattttttctcattcaaatccgAAATATTAAGCATTAAAGAGATGTATGAAGTTCAGGAAAACTGTGTTGTTAAAGTAGAATTTGGCAACATAATTGTTGAATACAAAAGAACCACCAAAAACCTCACTAAGCAAAAATTCAACCCGAGATCTATGCTCTTCAAAATTCTTTCAGGAAATCTTGTGGTACACATGAACTGATTTTGGTTACTCAACTTTTTCTTTGGGGTTCGTTGTGCTGTTCATCTTTAAATGAATTTACTTCATTTCGTTAAACTTTTTATTTGCAGTTTTGCTCTCGTTGTTGGTCGTCTAGGACCAAATATAGGCTGGTAAAACCCCTGATACTATAATTGTAATTATGCTTACCACTTTGTAGTCTGGGTCTGCTTGTCTGTTGGTTTTGGCCTGGATATGCTTGTCCGATGACAGTGGTCTGGGTCTGCTTGCCAATGACTGTGGTCTAGTCTGCCTATCCAATGACTGTGGTCTGGGTCTGCTTATCCGATGACTGTGGTCTGGGTCTGCTTGCCAATGACTGTGGTCTGGGTCTGCCTGTTCAATGACTGTGGTCTGGGTCTGCTTATCCGATGACTGTGGTCTGGGTCTGCTTGCCAATGACTGTGGTCTGGGTCTGCCTATCCAACGACTGTGGTCCGGGTCTGCTTGTCTAGTGTAACGTTAAAGTCTGGATTAGTTTGTTGAATGACTGAAGAAGTCTGGAGGCTGTAGTACGGCTCAGCTGTAGTCAGTGGGTATTACCTCCAGTCTGCTTTTGTCTGGGGGTCGGCAGCTGTGATCTGAGATACCTGTGGTTCAGGGCCCACAGCAAGCATCAGGCTGTCACAGTCACTTCCAAGGAAGCAGTGGCAAAATATGGCAGTTAA is from Panulirus ornatus isolate Po-2019 chromosome 57, ASM3632096v1, whole genome shotgun sequence and encodes:
- the LOC139766141 gene encoding haloalkane dehalogenase-like gives rise to the protein MRTIRRYFKRLILFPFIIILLQWLNLMKQVFRIITSLIVKGKSCSVVRTPEERFQGLDAIGYTFKPNYIELPVGGGKTLPRVHYVDEGPRDAKETILCLHGEPSWSFLYRTMIHGLVKAGYRVIAPDFIGFGKSDKFIYPESYSHDLHTQTIRLLLDHLGVSDVTLVCQDWGGLTGLSVVKDSPHFFSRLVIMNTGLPAGSEFSISNISRVTPFLLWRSFAELLATSLPIHYLFKIALLNPHPSVLDGYSAPFPSSLYKAGAARWPLLVPITSHTPVATDMQETRNFLAKDWKNPVLIMFSDRDPITKGQEKTFQRLLPHAITKTVVGAGHFLQEDKGEELSSHIISFISDKL